GGTCATGGTGCGTCTTTCACCGGAAAGGGGCCGGAATGACAGACGCCAAAAACAAGACTGACATGAAACCTGATGTTGTGACTGCGGAAGTTGATCCGGAGGCCGTGGCCAATGAAAATTTCGACACTGCCCAGGCAGTGGAGACGGATGCCGCACCGGCAAAACCGCCTCGTCTGAACACGGCAGAGATCCGCAAGGATGAAGCCGCAATCGCACAGCTCTTCGAGCAGGGCGTCTACCCCTACAAGACCAGAATGCGCCGGACCGCCTATGAGAAGGAAAAGGCCAAGCTTCAGGTCGAGCTTCTAAAGGCCCAGCGTTGGATCGAGGACACCGGTCAGAAGGTGGTGATGCTGTTTGAAGGCCGGGATGCGGCGGGCAAGGGCGGGACCATCAAGCGCTTCATGGAGCACCTCAATCCACGCATGGCGCGCGTTGTGGCTCTTTCAAAGCCGACTGATCGTGAGCGCTCGCAATGGTATTTCCAGCGCTACATCGAGCACTTGCCCGCAGCCGGTGAAATGGTGCTGTTCGACCGCTCCTGGTACAATCGCGCCGGTGTCGAGCGGGTCATGGGCTTCTGCTCGCCAGCGGAATATCTCGAATTCATGCGCGAGGCGCCGGAGATCGAGCGCATGCTGTCGCGCTCCGGTATCCTGCTTTTCAAATACTGGTTCTCGGTCACGCAAGGCGAGCAGCTGAGGCGCTTTGGCCAGCGCGAGAAGGATCCGCTCAAACAATGGAAGCTGTCTCCCATCGACAAGGCGTCGCTCGACAAATGGGACGACTACACTGAAGCCAAGGAAGCAATGTTCTTCTACACCGACACCGCAGATGCGCCCTGGACCATTGTCAAATCCGACTGCAAGAAGCGCGCGCGGCTCAATTGCATGAAGCATTTCCTGTCCAGTCTGCCCTATCCCAACAAGGATCACCTGATCGTGCATCATCCCGACCGGTTGATCGTTGGCTCGAGCAGCCATGTCATCGGCTCCGATGAGCACATGCTGGGCAAGACCCTGCATCCCGATGTACGCAAATCGAAGGAACCGGCTGCTTAGCCGGCCGGCATCTGTGCAATTGTCAAAGGGCGCCACACGGCGCCCTTTTGGCGTTTCATATCCCGCGGCAATCCGCCGGGCGACTTAAACATTTAATCTCTTGAATATGGATGAGTGCTTATATATATGTAGCGCAAGGCACAATGATGCCTTCGTTGAAGGCGAAAACGATCAAGAGGGATATGGCCATGGAAACCGAATTCACGCCCTGGCTGTCATTGGCAGGTGGTGTTCTGATTGGGCTCTCGGCAATCCTGCTGATGGCGCTTAACGGCCGCATCGCAGGCATGACCGGCATCATGACTGGTATCATTCCGCCATTCTCAGCGGACTGGCCTTGGCGCATTGCCTTTCTTGCAGGAGCCATCGTCGCACCGATTCTGTATCTGGCCGCTGGTGGCGAGATTGCCTATGCGGTCCCGGTTTCCCTGCCTCTTCTGGCACTCGGCGGTCTGATTGTCGGCGTCGGCGTTTACTTTGGCGCGGGCTGCACGTCGGGCCATGGTGTCTGCGGCATGGCCCGGTTTTCGCCGCGCTCGATTGCCGCCACTGTCACCTTCATGATCGCAACCGGAATCACCGTCTATGTGGTTCGTCACATCGCAGGAGCCTGAGCCATGCAGAAACTCATTTCTTCAGGCCTAGCCGGTGCGATCTTCGGTCTTGGCATCGCCATCTCTGGCATGGCCAACCCGGCCAAGGTGCTCAACTTCTTCGACCTCGCCGGAAGTTGGGATCCAAGCCTGATTTTTGTCATGGGAGGCGCGCTGATCACCACCGCAATCGGATATCTTCTGGTCTTCAGGGCCCGCCAGGCCCCGCTGTTTGAAGCCAGTTTTCACTTGCCGATCAACAAGTCCATCGATGCCCGCCTGGTCACAGGCTCAGCCGTCTTTGGAGTAGGCTGGGGCATCGCCGGCTTTTGTCCTGGAGGTGCTATTCCCGCGATTGGATTTGGGGGCGTTCCGGTGATCGCCTTTGTCGGTGCCATGGTGATCGGGATTGTGCTTGCGCGCTCGGTGGACGCTCTGCGACACAAGCCTGCAAAGGCGTTCTGAACAAATCAATGTGACCATCACGGCCCGCGGCTGAGCGGCCCGCCGGGTCTCTGGAAAACAGACACAATGCACGCCATTGTGAATTCAAAGACAGACAACAGGAGATGCTCAAATGCCAAACTATCCCGTGGATATGTCTGTAACCCCCGACGTCAAGGCATTCTTTGATCCCGACACCAACACCATCAGCTATGTGGTCAAGGACCCGGGCTCAAACGCCTGCGCTGTGGTCGATTCCGTAATGGACATCGATTATGCCGCAGGCCGGATCACCTATGGCCATGCCGACGAAATGATCGCCTGGATCACGGCCAACGGGCTCAAGCTCGAATGGATCATCGAAACCCATGTTCATGCCGACCATCTGTCAGCCGCACCTTACATTCAGGAGAAGCTTGGCGGCAAGATCGGGATTGGCGACCAGATTATGGTGGTGCAGGACACCTTCGGCAAGGTGTTCAACGAAGGCACGGAATTCCAGCGTGACGGTTCACAGTTCGATGCCCTCTTCAAGGATGGTGACAGCTACCAGATCGGCGGCATGACGGCCTTTGCGATCTACACGCCCGGCCACACTCCGGCCTGCATGGTTCATGTGATGGGCAACGCCGCCTTTGTCGGCGACACGCTGTTCATGCCCGATGGAGGATCGGCACGTGCCGATTTCCCGGGCGGTGATGCAGGCGTGCTTTATGATTCGATCCAGAAGGTGCTGACATTGCCGGACGATATCCGGCTGTTCATGTGCCATGACTATGGCCCCAATGGCCGCGACATTCAGTGGGAAGCCACGGTGGGCGACGAGAAGGCTCACAATATTCATGTCGGCGGCGGCAAGACCCGCGATGACTTCATCAAGTTCCGAACCGAGCGCGACAAGCAGCTTGGCATGCCGCGCCTGATCATTCCGTCACTGCAGGTCAACATGCGCGCTGGCGAGGTGCCGACCGACAAGGACGGACGGCCGATGCTCAAGGTTCCAGTCAACGGACTTTGAGCGGCGGCCGCATTCAACGATGCAGTCCAGGTACAGGGTTTTGAAGCCCGCCAGATGCCGATTGCTTGCAGCAGGGAACCGATGAGCCGGCTGGAAGAAACTGCGTAAAACAAGGCTCCAAGCGAGGCGCCCCTTTGTTTATCCGGCCCGCCATGAGCGGACCGGTGCCTCTTCCATTCCGCGAGCCGGCGAAGCGCCGCTCCGCCCCAGGAGTCCAAGATGCAGGAGAAATCCACCCTGGCCGATCGGCTATCCCGGTTCATCCCGGTCTTCGACTGGGGCCGAACCTACAACCGCGATGCGCTCGGCAACGACATGGTGGCGGCCGTCATCGTCACCATCATGCTGATCCCGCAATCGCTGGCCTATGCGCTGCTCGCAGGCCTTCCGGCCGAAACCGGCATCTACGCCTCGATTGCACCGATTGTTCTCTACGCGGTTTTCGGCACCAGCCGCGCCCTGGCTGTCGGTCCTGTCGCAGTGGTGTCACTGATGACTGCGGCAGCGATCGGAAACCTTGCAGAACCCGGATCGCCCGAACTGCTGGTGGCAGCAATCACGCTGGCCTTGATTTCAGGCCTCTTCCTGATCCTTCTGGGCGTGTTCCGGCTCGGGTTCCTCGCCAACTTCCTGTCGCACCCGGTCATTGCAGGCTTCATAACCGCGTCGGGAATCCTGATCGCGCTTAGCCAGCTGCGTCATGTTCTCGGCATCTCCGGTGGCGGCGCCAATCTGCCTGAACAAATTGGCTCGCTGATCGAAAACATCGGCCAGATCAATCCGGCTACGCTTGTGATCGGGGTCGGCGCTACGGCTTTCCTGTTCTGGGTCCGCAAGGGGCTGATGCCGCTGTTGCTGGCGACCGGGATGAACCGCAAGCTCGCCGGTGTGCTTGCAAAGGCCGGCCCGGTGGCCGCGGTCGTCGTCACAACCTTTGCCGCCTGGGCCCTTGATCTCAATGCAAGCCACGGTGTGCGCGTGGTGGGCGAGGTGCCGCAGGGCCTGCCGCCGCTGACAATGCCGTCGTTTTCGGCCGACCTCTGGGGCACCCTGATCGGTTCTGCGGTGCTGATTTCGATCATCGGCTTTGTCGAATCG
The DNA window shown above is from Hoeflea phototrophica DFL-43 and carries:
- the ppk2 gene encoding polyphosphate kinase 2, with the protein product MTDAKNKTDMKPDVVTAEVDPEAVANENFDTAQAVETDAAPAKPPRLNTAEIRKDEAAIAQLFEQGVYPYKTRMRRTAYEKEKAKLQVELLKAQRWIEDTGQKVVMLFEGRDAAGKGGTIKRFMEHLNPRMARVVALSKPTDRERSQWYFQRYIEHLPAAGEMVLFDRSWYNRAGVERVMGFCSPAEYLEFMREAPEIERMLSRSGILLFKYWFSVTQGEQLRRFGQREKDPLKQWKLSPIDKASLDKWDDYTEAKEAMFFYTDTADAPWTIVKSDCKKRARLNCMKHFLSSLPYPNKDHLIVHHPDRLIVGSSSHVIGSDEHMLGKTLHPDVRKSKEPAA
- a CDS encoding YeeE/YedE thiosulfate transporter family protein yields the protein MMPSLKAKTIKRDMAMETEFTPWLSLAGGVLIGLSAILLMALNGRIAGMTGIMTGIIPPFSADWPWRIAFLAGAIVAPILYLAAGGEIAYAVPVSLPLLALGGLIVGVGVYFGAGCTSGHGVCGMARFSPRSIAATVTFMIATGITVYVVRHIAGA
- a CDS encoding DUF6691 family protein, encoding MQKLISSGLAGAIFGLGIAISGMANPAKVLNFFDLAGSWDPSLIFVMGGALITTAIGYLLVFRARQAPLFEASFHLPINKSIDARLVTGSAVFGVGWGIAGFCPGGAIPAIGFGGVPVIAFVGAMVIGIVLARSVDALRHKPAKAF
- a CDS encoding MBL fold metallo-hydrolase produces the protein MPNYPVDMSVTPDVKAFFDPDTNTISYVVKDPGSNACAVVDSVMDIDYAAGRITYGHADEMIAWITANGLKLEWIIETHVHADHLSAAPYIQEKLGGKIGIGDQIMVVQDTFGKVFNEGTEFQRDGSQFDALFKDGDSYQIGGMTAFAIYTPGHTPACMVHVMGNAAFVGDTLFMPDGGSARADFPGGDAGVLYDSIQKVLTLPDDIRLFMCHDYGPNGRDIQWEATVGDEKAHNIHVGGGKTRDDFIKFRTERDKQLGMPRLIIPSLQVNMRAGEVPTDKDGRPMLKVPVNGL
- a CDS encoding SulP family inorganic anion transporter, giving the protein MQEKSTLADRLSRFIPVFDWGRTYNRDALGNDMVAAVIVTIMLIPQSLAYALLAGLPAETGIYASIAPIVLYAVFGTSRALAVGPVAVVSLMTAAAIGNLAEPGSPELLVAAITLALISGLFLILLGVFRLGFLANFLSHPVIAGFITASGILIALSQLRHVLGISGGGANLPEQIGSLIENIGQINPATLVIGVGATAFLFWVRKGLMPLLLATGMNRKLAGVLAKAGPVAAVVVTTFAAWALDLNASHGVRVVGEVPQGLPPLTMPSFSADLWGTLIGSAVLISIIGFVESVSVAQTLAARKRQRIVPNQELIGLGAANVGAAFTGGYPVTGGFARSVVNFDAGAETPAAGAYTALGLLLAAMLLTPLIYHLPQATLAATIIVAVLSLVDLSILKKTWTYSRADFAAVSATIFLTLGFGVEIGVTAGVVLSILIHLYKSSRPHMAVVGRVPGTEHFRNVDRHAVETDSAILTLRVDESLYFANARYLEDKVYDMVAQRPGLEHFILMCPAVNEIDMSALESLEAINERLKALNVKFHLSEIKGPVMDRLKTCDFLTHLTGRVFLSQHQAICELAWDR